The sequence ACTCCGGCGCGATACCTTCTTTGATCAGTTGAAAATCGTTGGGGCCGTAGTAATACCGGAATGTCCCTTTCCCGCCTTTGATGTCGGCGAGTGGCATGCTTACGTCGGCCAGCGCCGTTTTCACCGTGCTGCTGTCGGCGGGGTCGACGGTCGTCTGAAACTTGGCCTTGGTCAGTTGTCCGGCCTGCGCGATAAACGCCGACAGGAAGTACTTGTGCTTGATGGCGAACCACTTCACCGGCTCTTCCACGACGGCTTCGTTGCTGCTTTCATTCTCGGGCAGCTTGTCGAAGTTTTCGTCGACCGTCAGGTAATTGATGGTGGCAGCGACCCGGTTGTTTTTCAGGTCGTTTTCGTATTGCTGCATGCGGTCTTCCCACAGGAACCGCACGTCGCCGTTGCCCAGCACGCCGTCGAGGCCGTTGGTCTTGAGCGCGTAGTCGATCACGTACCCAGCCGCCGGAACGGTGTAGGTTTGCTCGACGGATTGCCCCGGCCCGATTTCGGCGCGGAACGTGATCGCCTGACCCGCTGCGGTACCACTTTGGGTAGCCGTCTGGAAGTACAGTTCGTGCAGATCGACCGAGCCCGATTTAGTTGGCAACACCACCGACGTTTCGCTGGTTTTGGCATCAATCAGCAGCAACGGCTTGCCGTCGAACGTCTTGTATTTTTTCAGCAGTACTTCTTTTACCCGTCCCCCCAGCGTGCTGAACGTCACTTTCACCTCGGGGTTCTCGATCACGATATCACGGGCTTCACCGTTGGCGGCCGCCGCAAAAGCCCCAAATTGGGTGCGGGCAGCAATCGAATCGAGTGGAGCGGTGGTGGCGACCGTGGCGGCACTACCCGACGCGGGCTTGGTGGTTTTGGTTTGTTGCGTCGGTTTCTTCTCCGGCGGGGGTTTCGGCACCAGGTATTGGTAGCCGACAAACATGGCCAGAATGAGTAATAGGCCAATAAGTTGATTACGATCCATTTCTAGAGTTTGCAGTCTGCAGTTTACAGTTTGCAGTTCGGCGCTGTGCGCGTTGGAGCGTCAGCAACTGGAAACTGTAAACCATAAACTGTAAACTGAATTTCACGCAAAATTACGCCAATCGGGTGGGTTAACCAACAACTGCCTCGTTGCCGACGGGCGCTTCAAACGCACGCTTATGCTGAGCG comes from Fibrella aestuarina BUZ 2 and encodes:
- the yidC gene encoding membrane protein insertase YidC, with protein sequence MDRNQLIGLLLILAMFVGYQYLVPKPPPEKKPTQQTKTTKPASGSAATVATTAPLDSIAARTQFGAFAAAANGEARDIVIENPEVKVTFSTLGGRVKEVLLKKYKTFDGKPLLLIDAKTSETSVVLPTKSGSVDLHELYFQTATQSGTAAGQAITFRAEIGPGQSVEQTYTVPAAGYVIDYALKTNGLDGVLGNGDVRFLWEDRMQQYENDLKNNRVAATINYLTVDENFDKLPENESSNEAVVEEPVKWFAIKHKYFLSAFIAQAGQLTKAKFQTTVDPADSSTVKTALADVSMPLADIKGGKGTFRYYYGPNDFQLIKEGIAPEFDRNVYLGYSILKPINKYFFVPMFNFFEKFIGNYGILIVCLVIFVKLLLTPLTYKSYVSMAKMRVLAPEIEEIKARVGDDMTKQQQEQMKLYSEVGVSPLSGCIPVLATMPILLALFQLFPNLIELRQKAFLWAPDLSTYDAFINLGTNIPFVGNHISLFTVMMTASSIAYAYYNNQTTPQQPGPVNMKALSYIFPLMFMFVLNSFPAGLTWYYFVSNVVTIAQQLLIRNFVDEGKIRVLLDENRQKIAAGGGKKSKFQEMLQKQLAAAEDARKQAEAAKKKAKK